The Benincasa hispida cultivar B227 chromosome 11, ASM972705v1, whole genome shotgun sequence genome has a segment encoding these proteins:
- the LOC120091301 gene encoding pirin-like protein — MALQSFSSIKDPRFLVKKFLARPQHEGLGAVVRRSIGRFELKYFDPFLVLDEFFVTAPAGFPDHPHRGFETVTYMLQGEMNHEDFKGHKGRIGAGDLQWMTAGKGIVHSEMPASHGTQHGLQLWINLSSKHKMIEPRYQEIHNEDVVEATKEGVKVRVIAGEALGAKSSIYTKTPTMYLDFTLSPGSRIEQPIPLGWNAFVYVLEGEGGVFGSMKSMPIMPHHLLLLGNGDGLEVWNKFSSKALRFILVGGQPLNESVVQFGPFVMNTQEEIDQTIEDFENCTNGFERARHWSSQP; from the exons atggCTCTACAAAGTTTTAGTTCAATAAAAGATCCTCgttttttggttaaaaaatttCTTGCTAGACCTCAACATGAAGGCCTTGGCGCTGTTGTAAGAAGAAGCATCGGCAg gtTTGAGCTCAAATACTTTGATCCATTCCTTGTTCTTGATGAGTTTTTTG ttACTGCACCTGCTGGGTTTCCTGATCATCCTCATAGAGGATTTGAAACTGTCACCTACATGTTACAG GGAGAAATGAACCATGAAGATTTTAAAGGGCATAAAGGAAGAATTGGAGCTGGTGACTTGCAATGGATGACTGCAGGCAAAGGCATTGTTCACTCTGAAATGCCTGCCTCCCATGGCACCCAACATGGCTTACAACTTTGGATCAATCTTTCCTCCAAACACAAAAT GATCGAACCGAGGTATCAAGAAATACACAACGAGGACGTAGTAGAAGCTACAAAAGAAGGAGTAAAAGTGAGAGTGATAGCTGGAGAGGCCTTGGGAGCAAAATCCTCAATCTACACCAAAACTCCAACCATGTACTTGGACTTCACTCTCAGCCCAGGATCTCGCATTGAGCAGCCGATCCCGTTGGGGTGGAACGCGTTTGTGTACGTGCTAGAAGGCGAGGGTGGAGTGTTCGGGAGCATGAAATCGATGCCGATTATGCCACATCACCTTCTTTTATTGGGGAATGGGGATGGGTTGGAAGTTTGGAACAAGTTCTCCTCCAAAGCGTTAAGGTTCATATTGGTTGGGGGTCAGCCATTGAATGAGAGTGTTGTGCAGTTTGGGCCATTTGTGATGAACACTCAAGAAGAGATTGACCAAACCATTGAGGATTTTGAGAATTGTACAAATGGCTTTGAAAGAGCAAGACATTGGAGTTCTCAACCTTAA